One Vicia villosa cultivar HV-30 ecotype Madison, WI linkage group LG5, Vvil1.0, whole genome shotgun sequence genomic window, CATAAAAAAAGTTGcagctaattaaataaatataatttctgTTGAAAGTTGATGATGCTAGCATCCTATTATTATGTTATAATTAATCATATCATTATAAAATGTCCCCACGACGTTGTGAAAATGCATGGCTAGCATATCTTGTCTCTTTGCAGAGTCGGTTCttctaatttaataaatttaaaaagaagatctttatcattaataataattagaaaaaatatctaagaaaaaaaaactatgatATAATCAATAAATTAATATTCTTTCTTATCAAAATAGTTTCACATTACTCATTACTGGACAATCAATTGAGACTAAAACTATAGTATCACTATTCAAATCAATAAGATACATATTTAAAGAATAAACCTGCAAGAATTCTACCACATATTTTATCTCCGATTcaatttgaaagagaaaatttatttttttatttattgaataatgaatgtatttaAACTGTATCATGTATCAGATATATTAATCATTCaatgaatataaaaaatcaattttttttttttataaataagatcAAAGATACGTAAATACAATAGCCTAGATTTGATGTCATCTGATCACATGCTTGCGCCCTCTCCAAAATTGTGAAAGTACTTGTACTCTATACAACTTCCAGTTAACTTCTTTTATCATACTATGTGAGTATGAATTAGTCACCATCCATAAGGGGCACAACAAATCAAGGAATGATCATAGTGTTCCCAAAAAATAAGACCAATAATTAAACACGACACAACTCATACTAAAACCTCATTGGCTTGTGGATTACAAAAGTATAAAAAGTTGAAAAGCTAAAGAAACATGATGATGGAAAGATCATAATTTTAGAACAGGACAAGACATTCCACAAGTCAAAGATGAGCTAAGATTTTGTTGTACGATATTAACCAACATAAAAGTTAGTTAGTATTTTTTGAACAACTAAACTTAAACAACTTTTGAAATGTGACATTTTAATTGCTAGCGCAGATTAAATATAAGGTCGATTATATTTTTCAGATGTTTAACATCTATATCGAGTTTGAAATTCGCCAATCACAAATATCAGTACCAATTAACTACTAATAATTTATCATTATACAAATTTAATCGAAACAAACTTGTTGAAATTAATCGATCAAATAATATAACTATAATCGtagtaaatattatatatatatatatatatatatatatatatatatatatatatatatatatatatatatatatatatatatatatatatatatatatatatatatatatatatatattatatgatataACAATGTTCAAGTCATTTCTCAGATCTTACAATTACAAATTACAAATAAAGTACTAATTCTTACTACCCCTTTCCTCTTAATtcccttttcttttatttgactACACTACATTACACCTTCTTGAAGGATTTGAACTTAGTAgacataataaaaagaaaatatagagGAATAAATATTACATCCGTCTCTGATTATAATACTCGTTTGCATAATACAAATGAGTAATTATAAAAAGGGACGGAGATTTAAGCaatggatgttgttgttgtggatTAATTAATTAGAAATAGTAGTAGGTGTTGAGGTTTGTGATTCATGAGGTAGCAATGCAATAAGGCTCCCAAAAGAGAAAAGACCTTCTTGAATCCTTGCAATTCTTCAAATTATGAACCAAATAATCACCATTCTTTCCTTTAAGAACCAAAAGTTGTTGCTTCTCATTCGAAACACGGTTCATGTTCATGTTCTTCATCTCGCCTTTTGCAGACACAACAATCTTGTTACTCTTgctgtcgttgttgttgtagttgtCGTCGTTGTTGTTTTTCTCTTGATATCGGTCGAGTGGATAATTACCAAGTTTGGTTGATGTTGGTTTTGTGGTCCTCCAATAATGTTGATAAGAATTTAGATTGAATGAACCAGTTGCTGCATTTGGTGGTGAAGGAATCAATCTTGCAACTCTTGGCCTTGGTGGAAGTGATTTTACAATTTGACTAGCTTCCACTACTtgaacatctttgttgttatcCACTTCATGATTGAACTTCTTTGACCACTTTGGATTCTTATTCAATAGCCCAATTGTCTTATTCACCTTGTTGTTTTGGTTTGAGCCAATCCAATGAACACTACTTTTTATAGTAGTTTTCTCAAAAGACATCAAGGATCCTTTCCCTATCACACTCTCATATTCCTCATCAACTTCATCGccgtcttctttttcttcttcgagTCCTTCAAATTCTTCCTCCGACTCACCTACCTCGTCATTTTCAGCAATTTCCTCGTCTTGATTTGCGAAGGTGAGGACGAGTCGGCCACCTTGGCGTTGAACACAGAAGTTGTTCAACGAAGGAAGAGACACAGCTTCTAAAACCAACCTTCCGTTGTCGCGGTGCGGCCTCATCTGAAGAGAAGGCCCGTCTTGGCGAGAGAGTGAAGGAAGTGGTGGAGGGAAGGATCGCGGTGGTGACTTTTTATGAGTTGTAGTAACACCACTGTAATCGAGCCTTTCCACTTCCACCACTTCCTCTTCTTTTTCGTCCTCCATTTCTTTCTTGTCCTCTTCATGATCTTTCCGGGTCTGTTGTTGTTGATCCACAATATCTTCCGTCATAATTGAGGAAATCAATCCATCAGACCTAGTCTCGGATCTGGGACTCTCTGATGGTGGATAAGAGAACACCAAACCATCAGAGCCAGTCTCGGACCCGAGACTCTCAGTACAAATTTCAAGGCTCTTCCTAGACAAAGAGCTTTTCGTCCTCTTAGCGAGAGGATGAATGTAAGGTGGAAGTGACTTAGAGATTTCATCATTAGTCTTCAAAGACATGAGTGAACCCCAAGTATCAAACGAACCATCTTTCTGTTGCTCTTCCTTCTTGTTCTTCTGGATTGAACTCCATATCTGAAGCCTCTCTCTCTcagcttcatcttcatcatcacccaACTTAGCTTCTTTCAACACATCATCATCTTGTCCAAACAGATTCTCAGATGATGAAATCTTCTTGATGGTGTTAGAAGAACCATTCTGAGAAAGCCATTTCTTGGAAGACATGTCTGCTGAGAGAGTTCTTCTGAGAGAAGGTGGTGTGAAATTAGTGTCAGTGTTACAGTTCAAAATAGTGACTATTCCTTGCTTCTGATTGAGCACAGTGTCTTCTTCTATCTTCATGCTCATACAAATTGACATCTTCAATATAAATTGCACTTAGCTCGCTGCATAAacacattacaaaaaaaaaattcaatattttaaacACAAAACTCCAAAAAAGGAATTAactaattttcatattttaatcTAACGGTCTATAATTGGCTTAATCATAGAGGTGGTTGTAGAGGAtaagttttgaaaagaaaaagaatttcaagttacAAGAAAGAGTTGGATATAACATGCATGTGTATGTGCTTTGGAAAACACAAAATAAGTGAAATGAAATACTAAAATGTAGTCTGCACATCTTAACTTAACTAACAGAAGTCGAATATATATGTTATCAGCAGAGTTAGAACTCTGGTATTTACAGTTGTATACGTGAGTTTCTAGTGATCATTACTATTTCGACTTTAAAAGAACTAAAATGTAATGATTACCTTGAAGTTGCAAAGCACAGTAACAGACAGAGGTCTCAAGATAGAGACCACTGAGTTGTGAGAATGAGATAATGAAGAATGTAATGAGAGGAATGGTTTGTAGTGAATTGATGATGGGAAGGCAGGATGGGGGAGAATGAGGGTATTTGTAGGGTGCAAAAAGTAATAAAGAACCATGTTCACTGGACCCCACcatgataataaccatctttatTATTGCTCTacagttttttgtttttttgttttttattttattttttttaagtaaaagaaTTTGTTGTTATTACAAGTATTGTTTATAGACACATGTTTTTGATGGATACGAATTTATTTTGGTAAAGATGTTATCCATACCAAGGATTTATTGATGGTGGATTTTAATTTGGTAATatagattttttttcaataaactaTATTGTTTGCATTGGAAAATtggataatttttaaaataaatttttcaataattttattaaataacatTCATGGTCACGTTGCAGTTGCGTTGCGATCTTATAAAGACTTTCAAGAATTCTGTCTATACAAGTGTTGCGATATTGACAGCAGTCATCACGATGGTGAATACAATATGTGTATAATACCATTTGTCGTGGCCGTTTCTACAGTAACAATAAAACACCGTTTCTTTGGTGTAATTGATCTTGTATTTACAAGAGACGTGTCTTGTAATTTTCCCTTATTTCTTGAGGGGTTTCCACGTAACAATTATGTGTTTAGTTTCTACTTTCTCATCTCTTGTTTTAGCTGTGTGATACTATTTTGTTACTACGGTACCTGACAGTGGTATCGATCCATATATGTTAATGGTCATTGTTCTGCTGCAGCATACTGGTAACGTACTGATATGGCAAAAAGATTCTTATTATGTTCTAAGGTTGCAACATAGGCAGATTTTCCATATCAGTAAAGAGTTATTCTTGTTATTGGAAAGAGTGGTAGGGTAAAAGTGCATGTTTAGGAAAATTTTGGCTAGGAAAGACAGTGTATCTATTAATGACCCACCACTATTTTATTTGAACTTGCCTATTGTATCTTTTACATATTACAACCActgttataaattataatatacaATACTATTCATTTGAAAAATTGTATAAGCTGGTTAAGTTGACAGATTATTTGATGGAAAACCATGGTAATGAAATTTGAGATAATGGGAGAAATATTTCTCCATGGAAATTGAAGATAAGGAAAATTTTGTGAAAATATATTTGCATAGACACAATAGAAGGAAAACCTATAGATATCACTAATGAAAGGTGGAAATAAATGGATGACACTCTTGTTGCTAGTTAGTAATGGATGATTTAGTATTGTCTAgagttgttgaaaaaaaatacAGCATATGAGATGTAAGCAGCTTTGATAAAATTGTTCAAGGGCAAATCCTTTCACAGCATAATATTATTAGAGAGAAAATTCTATACTCTTCCAATCCGCTTCATTCAATAACATGAATGTGACTTTACTAGCAATCTATCACTAAAGCCTTAGTCTAAGTGTTATGTGAATATCTAATATCTTTTCTTCGTAGTTTAAGAGTGAACTTATATTTGGATATTTGTGGTTCTTGTTGGATATGTGGTAGCACTAGAATAAAGAAGGTGTGGATGAAGATCGTACTTGAAAATTTAAAGTGTGTGAATTTCACACTAACCCTTAGGATCAATTATAGTATATTGGATGCAATTGAGATTAACGACgaattctcttttaaatattttgaattccTTAATGTGAATTGCACAAATacactaagagtgtgtttggatggggtaattaaaatttttaaaggaatttaaaattcaaatgattcaattgaaatccattcatttttaaatcattttgtttggatggagtattaagatagTTCATTGTTAGATTATTGgggcaattttttttataaaatttaaaattttggaccaaattaaaaattgaaaagtagggaccaatttgcaatttttaaaaatttgaaggaccaaattgtaaattttaaaaattattaaggaccaatttgtaattttttggggtcaatttcataattttggaaaatatgaggaccaatttgcaaaatttgaagaaataatagtaacaactacattctatggagtatgagagaaatttcaaattctttagtttttggtgtcatttcaaaatgattaaatttaggcttaaatgcacttgtccatgtaagttagcgagtttttgatttttcatcccTGTGAGTTTTTTCTTTTGatctgagtccctatatcttactttttgcttgcggtttagtccctaaagccaaaatccgcaggaaaatctgcaggtttcctacAGATTTCCCTgcagattttgattttagggactaaaacgaattcgaaagtgaaatatagggactcagataaaaaaaacttacaaggatgaaaatcaaaaactcgctaacttacagggaccaaaagtgcatttaaaccttaaatttaacttagataaaatactccataaatttccatcattttaacaattcttcatttttgtatccaaacaataaattcgGTATTAATCACAAACAAGAATACAAACACATCTTTACCCCTTTAAGCAAGCAAGAGGTAAAACGTTCCAATAGTGAAAGTTACAAGCCGAAGAAGAAACGTTAACTGTCCTAAACCATTTCCAAGAACTAAGGATAATAGCACTATAACATTCATCAAAATTGAAAAACCTTTGAACAATATAGCGTTTCTCATAACCCATAAGTCCTACCAAACCGCAAGCCAAATGATCCCAACAGTTAATTTTTCGTCTTTTGCCTTAATTTTATCAACGTGTTTAAAAAAACACCGCAACTCCTCATTCAAAAATTTACCCGTAATCCCTAACCAACTTCCAATTTTGCTCCATATGCTCCTTGTATAAGTACAAGAATCAAAAAGATGATTGGAATCTTCCAAGACTTTCAAACAAAAGACGCAACTACACTCCCTTTCATCTACCAAAATGCCTCTCATCTTCAATTGTTGTCGTGTCGGTAACCTTCCCAAAATAAACCTC contains:
- the LOC131606815 gene encoding protein FAF-like, chloroplastic — encoded protein: MSICMSMKIEEDTVLNQKQGIVTILNCNTDTNFTPPSLRRTLSADMSSKKWLSQNGSSNTIKKISSSENLFGQDDDVLKEAKLGDDEDEAERERLQIWSSIQKNKKEEQQKDGSFDTWGSLMSLKTNDEISKSLPPYIHPLAKRTKSSLSRKSLEICTESLGSETGSDGLVFSYPPSESPRSETRSDGLISSIMTEDIVDQQQQTRKDHEEDKKEMEDEKEEEVVEVERLDYSGVTTTHKKSPPRSFPPPLPSLSRQDGPSLQMRPHRDNGRLVLEAVSLPSLNNFCVQRQGGRLVLTFANQDEEIAENDEVGESEEEFEGLEEEKEDGDEVDEEYESVIGKGSLMSFEKTTIKSSVHWIGSNQNNKVNKTIGLLNKNPKWSKKFNHEVDNNKDVQVVEASQIVKSLPPRPRVARLIPSPPNAATGSFNLNSYQHYWRTTKPTSTKLGNYPLDRYQEKNNNDDNYNNNDSKSNKIVVSAKGEMKNMNMNRVSNEKQQLLVLKGKNGDYLVHNLKNCKDSRRSFLFWEPYCIATS